A portion of the Syngnathoides biaculeatus isolate LvHL_M chromosome 7, ASM1980259v1, whole genome shotgun sequence genome contains these proteins:
- the ptger3 gene encoding prostaglandin E2 receptor EP3 subtype → MTSDMCDFLEGSQSTAGGMLTTNVSKSAGEENATGADSGCSYVSVVFPITMMATGMVGNSLALILVYTSYRKKENRRKKSFLLCIGSLALTDLFGQLLTSPIVISVYRADLRWERIDSSGNLCAFFGVCMTTFGLCALLMASAMAVERATAITNPHWYSNHMKTSVTKQTLVVIWCLVLLFALLPVAGVGKYTRQWPGTWCFISTGDREVPGNIFFSFTFAILGIFSLLVTVSCNVVTIRGLILRCKTKSGTSQASKHWERLTTETVIQLMGIMCVLLVCWSPLLVLMLRMISTQVSSHECSPSEGSSHPSSVRDVQLDCNFFLTAIRLASLNQILDPWVYLLLREILLRKFCLVANAVSNCSIEDQKETQTALDALNKQNQESLQKPQTSKEDF, encoded by the exons ATGACTTCGGACATGTGTGACTTTCTCGAGGGCTCGCAAAGCACAGCAGGAGGCATGCTGACGACCAATGTTTCCAAGTCGGCGGGGGAAGAAAACGCCACCGGGGCCGACTCCGGTTGCAGTTACGTGTCGGTCGTCTTCCCCATCACCATGATGGCCACGGGCATGGTGGGCAACTCTCTGGCGCTCATCCTGGTCTACACCTCCTACAGGAAGAAGGAGAACCGAAGGAAAAAGTCCTTCTTGCTCTGCATCGGGTCTTTGGCGTTGACGGACCTTTTCGGGCAACTCCTGACGAGTCCGATCGTGATCTCGGTTTATCGGGCCGACTTGCGATGGGAGCGCATCGACTCGTCGGGCAATCTGTGCGCCTTCTTCGGCGTGTGCATGACCACCTTCGGCCTGTGCGCGCTCTTAATGGCCAGCGCCATGGCCGTCGAGAGAGCCACGGCCATCACCAACCCGCACTGGTACTCCAACCACATGAAGACCAGCGTGACCAAGCAGACTTTGGTGGTCATCTGGTGCCTGGTGTTGCTCTTCGCCCTCTTGCCCGTCGCGGGGGTGGGCAAGTACACCCGCCAGTGGCCCGGCACCTGGTGCTTCATCAGCACCGGGGACAGAGAAGTGCCCGGCaacatctttttctccttcactTTTGCCATACTGGGGATATTCTCGCTGCTCGTCACGGTGTCCTGCAACGTGGTCACCATCCGCGGCCTGATCCTTCGCTGTAAGACCAAGTCGGGCACGTCTCAGGCCTCCAAGCACTGGGAAAGACTAACCACGGAGACCGTCATTCAACTCATGGGGATTATGTGCGTCCTGCTTGTGTGCTGGTCTCCTCTGCTG GTGCTGATGCTGAGGATGATCTCCACTCAGGTGTCCTCTCATGAATGTAGTCCATCAGAAGGGAGCTCCCATCCCTCCTCCGTGCGAGACGTCCAGTTGGACTGTAACTTCTTCCTGACCGCCATCCGCCTGGCCTCGCTCAACCAGATCCTGGACCCGTGGGTTTACTTGCTCCTCAGAGAGATCCTCCTTCGCAAGTTCTGCCTGGTGGCCAATGCGGTCTCCAACTGCTCCATAGAGGACCAGAAGGAGACCCAAACTGCTCTGGATGCACTTAATAAGCAGAACCAAGAAAGCCTCCAGAAGCCCCAAACTAGCAAAGAAGACTTTTGA
- the zranb2 gene encoding zinc finger Ran-binding domain-containing protein 2: MSGKSFRVSDGDWICPDKKCGNVNFARRTSCNRCGREKTTEAKMMKAGGTEIGKTLAEKSRGLFSANDWQCKTCGNVNWARRSECNMCNTPKYAKLEERTGYGGGFNEREDVEYIEREESDGEYDEFGRKKKKYRGKSSSKTSSSKGSEKKEVAKKAQPPPPQDDDEEDDDDEDGDLSKYKLDDEDEDDEDGDLSKYNLDASDEEKEQDKKRGSRSGSSRSRSSSRSSSSSSRSRSRSGSRSSSSSRSGSRSRSRSRSSSRSGKGSSPRKRSASPSSSPEGGQKRSRSRSSSAGRKRKRSRSRSSERRSNHSSGSSHSGSSSKKK; encoded by the exons ATGTCGGGAAAAAGCTTTCGAGTGAGCGACGGGGACTGGATATGTCCTGATAAAAA gtGTGGAAATGTGAACTTTGCAAGGAGAACAAGTTGTAATCGATGCGGGAGAG AGAAAACCACAGAGGCCAAGATGATGAAAGCAGGAGGGACAGAAATTGGGAAAACTCTGGCTGAGAAGAGTAGAGGACTTTTCAGTGCTAATGATTGGCAATGTAAAAC ATGCGGAAACGTTAACTGGGCACGGCGATCGGAGTGCAACATGTGTAATACTCCCAAATATGCCAAGCTGGAAGAGAGAACGG GTTATGGTGGCGGCTTTAATGAAAGGGAAGACGTGGAATACATTGAGCGAGAGGAATCTGATggtgaatatgatgag tttgggaggaaaaagaaaaagtatcgTGGTAAGAGCAGTAGCAAGACTTCTTCCTCAAAAGGAAGTGAAAAGAAAGAAGTAGCGAAAAAAGCTCAGCCACCCCCACCGCAGGACGACGACGAAGAGGATGACGACGATGAAGATGGTGACCTGTCAAAATACAAACTGGAT GATGAAGACGAAGATGATGAAGACGGCGACCTCTCCAAGTACAACCTAGACGCCAGCGATGAGGAAAAGGAGCAAGATAAGAAAAGGGGCAGCCGCTCGGGCTCGTCCCGTTCCCGCTCGTCCTCGCGCTCATCCAGCTCCAGCTCTCGGTCGAGGTCCAG aTCCGGTTCTAGGAGCTCCTCTAGTTCCCGATCCGGATCTCGCTCGAGGTCCCGCTCCAG ATCCAGCTCCAGGTCTGGAAAGGGATCCTCACCCCGGAAGAGGTCCGCCTCCCCGTCCTCCTCGCCCGAGGGGGGACAGAAGCGCAGTCGCTCCAGGTCATCATCTGCAGGGAGAAAACGGAAGCGCTCTAGATCCCGTTCGTCCGAAAG GCGCAGCAACCACTCCTCCGGATCCTCCCATTCTGGCTCCAGTTCTAAAAAGAAATAA